In the Adlercreutzia equolifaciens DSM 19450 genome, one interval contains:
- a CDS encoding RNA-guided endonuclease InsQ/TnpB family protein, whose protein sequence is MNRSFKYRIYPTAQQALLIAKTFGCCRKIWNLMLDDKLQEYRAGRKMSRQTPAQYKKDYPYLKEVDSMALINVQLHLEEAFRSYFQQPRKGLPRHKTRKRSSRRYTTNLIKNNIEIGRNWIKLPKMGKVRAKIHRALPLGAHIKSVTVSQDGCGDYYAGVLVEIDPLKTKQNIDRLGAIEGTASIGLDYSMPSFFVSTSFPASHPRPMKKNQERLARAQKSLSRKRRGSANYRRQQKRVARIYRKIADQRRDYIHKASREITNRFDVIGIEDINMVAMSRVLHFGSAVFDNGWSLFVHCLTYKAEEQGGIVTKVGRSYPSTKRCSQCGIVNQEIRLGDRSWTCPNCGAFHDRDKNAAENIRQEAVRIMMSRQPQGMRG, encoded by the coding sequence TTGAATAGATCTTTCAAATACCGTATTTACCCTACTGCTCAGCAAGCGCTTCTCATCGCGAAGACGTTTGGGTGCTGCCGAAAGATCTGGAACTTGATGCTCGATGACAAGCTTCAAGAATATCGGGCTGGACGAAAGATGAGTCGTCAGACGCCGGCGCAGTATAAAAAGGACTATCCCTACTTGAAAGAAGTTGACTCAATGGCTCTCATAAATGTTCAGCTGCATTTAGAAGAAGCCTTCCGGTCGTATTTTCAGCAACCAAGAAAAGGGCTGCCGAGGCATAAAACCCGGAAGCGTAGCTCGCGAAGGTACACGACTAACCTCATCAAGAACAATATTGAGATTGGCCGCAACTGGATTAAGCTTCCGAAGATGGGAAAGGTAAGGGCAAAGATCCATAGGGCATTGCCGCTAGGAGCACACATCAAGAGCGTGACCGTCTCTCAAGATGGGTGCGGAGATTATTATGCGGGGGTGTTGGTGGAGATTGATCCCTTAAAAACTAAACAGAATATAGATAGGCTAGGGGCAATTGAAGGTACCGCATCGATCGGTCTCGATTATTCTATGCCTTCTTTCTTTGTGAGCACGTCTTTCCCCGCTTCTCATCCTCGCCCAATGAAAAAGAACCAAGAACGATTGGCTCGGGCTCAAAAATCACTGTCACGCAAGCGTCGAGGTTCGGCCAATTATCGACGGCAACAAAAGAGGGTGGCCCGCATCTATCGAAAAATCGCCGACCAGCGACGCGATTACATACATAAGGCATCAAGGGAGATAACCAATCGCTTCGATGTCATTGGAATTGAAGACATCAATATGGTTGCGATGTCGCGCGTGCTTCACTTTGGGTCGGCGGTTTTCGACAACGGCTGGTCATTGTTCGTCCATTGTCTAACTTACAAAGCAGAAGAGCAAGGAGGGATAGTTACTAAAGTCGGGCGCTCTTACCCATCCACGAAACGCTGCTCGCAGTGTGGGATAGTGAATCAGGAGATTCGCTTAGGAGATAGATCTTGGACTTGTCCCAATTGCGGCGCCTTTCATGATCGAGATAAAAACGCAGCGGAGAATATACGGCAAGAAGCTGTGCGCATTATGATGTCGAGACAACCGCAGGGCATGCGGGGCTAG
- the yfcE gene encoding phosphodiesterase, which translates to MRYLIASDIHGALPAAEALTTRFHEEGADRLLLLGDLLYHGPRNPLPEGYAPAEVAKLLNGYADRITAVRGNCDAEVDQMVLDFPCLGDYALVVDADTTLMLTHGHLDLSRVVAGLPAGSFVLSGHTHVKGIGPEVAPAFVKDAGAAESGSKEGAAEACPALSAQPSVTFVNPGSIGHPKDGSASYAVWDNGTVELRPLFG; encoded by the coding sequence ATGCGCTATCTCATCGCCTCCGACATCCACGGCGCGCTACCGGCAGCCGAAGCGCTTACGACTCGCTTTCACGAAGAAGGCGCCGACCGACTGCTGCTGCTTGGCGACCTGCTGTACCACGGGCCGCGCAATCCCCTGCCCGAAGGCTACGCACCGGCTGAGGTGGCGAAGCTGCTGAACGGATACGCCGACCGCATTACAGCCGTGCGTGGCAACTGCGATGCCGAGGTGGATCAGATGGTGCTGGACTTTCCCTGCCTGGGCGATTACGCGCTGGTGGTGGACGCAGACACTACGCTGATGCTCACCCATGGGCATCTGGATTTGTCGCGGGTTGTCGCAGGGCTTCCCGCAGGGTCGTTCGTGCTCTCGGGCCACACCCACGTGAAGGGCATCGGGCCGGAAGTGGCACCCGCATTCGTGAAGGACGCCGGGGCCGCAGAATCCGGCAGCAAAGAAGGAGCAGCCGAAGCCTGCCCCGCGCTGTCCGCACAGCCCTCAGTCACCTTCGTCAACCCCGGCAGTATCGGCCACCCCAAAGACGGCTCCGCCAGCTACGCCGTTTGGGACAATGGCACCGTGGAGCTGCGCCCGCTCTTCGGTTGA